In Gossypium arboreum isolate Shixiya-1 chromosome 5, ASM2569848v2, whole genome shotgun sequence, a single genomic region encodes these proteins:
- the LOC108478223 gene encoding transcription repressor MYB6-like — MGRSPCCEKAHTNKGAWTKEEDQRLIHYIRVHGEGSWRSLPKAAGLLRCGKSCRLRWMNYLRPDLKRGNFTEDEDELIIKLHGLLGNKWSLIAGRLPGRTDNEIKNYWNTHIKRKLVSRGIDPQSHRPLNGTAKATPTELDFRNAPTVPKIKPITTATPSLSFKYDESQVKAKSDSLEGGNCTSSGMTTDEEQPSSRPNELNLELSIGFSTNSANSAESKPKVAKPKAECLCWQLGFQRSEICSNCENTNGLFRYCTTLG, encoded by the exons ATGGGACGGTCACCCTGTTGTGAAAAAGCACATACCAACAAAGGTGCTTGGACCAAAGAGGAAGACCAACGCCTCATTCATTACATCCGTGTCCATGGTGAAGGTTCTTGGCGTTCCCTTCCCAAAGCTGCCGGCCTACTTAGATGTGGTAAGAGTTGCAGGTTAAGATGGATGAACTACTTAAGGCCTGATCTTAAAAGAGGCAATTTTACTGAAGATGAGGACGAACTTATCATTAAACTTCACGGTTTACTTGGGAACAA aTGGTCTTTGATAGCAGGAAGGTTACCGGGAAGAACAGATAACGAGATCAAGAACTACTGGAACACCCACATCAAGAGAAAGCTTGTTAGCAGAGGGATCGATCCGCAATCTCATCGTCCTCTAAATGGAACAGCTAAAGCCACACCCACCGAGTTGGATTTTAGAAACGCACCCACCGTTCCTAAAATAAAACCCATTACAACTGCAACCCCATCTTTGAGTTTCAAGTACGATGAGTCTCAAGTGAAGGCCAAGTCAGATTCCCTTGAAGGAGGAAACTGTACCAGCAGTGGCATGACTACGGATGAAGAACAACCGAGTAGCAGGCCGAACGAGTTAAATTTGGAGCTTTCGATTGGGTTTAGTACCAACTCAGCCAACTCGGCTGAGTCCAAACCAAAGGTGGCTAAGCCTAAGGCAGAATGTTTGTGTTGGCAATTGGGTTTTCAAAGAAGTGAAATTTGTAGCAACTGTGAAAATACAAATGGGTTGTTTAGATATTGTACGACTTTGGGTTGA